DNA sequence from the Methanococcus maripaludis genome:
ATCGGAAAAAAATTTTTAAATGCAGGGATTGGTTATGGAGGGTCATGTTTCCCAAAAGATGTAAAATCCCTGATAAAACAATTTGAATATAATGGGGTAGTTCCAAAAATTATAACTGCAACAAATAGTGTAAATGAAAATCAGATAAAATGGTTTTTTGGAAAAATTAAGAATTATTATGGTAATATAAATGGTAAAACCTTTGCAATTTTGGGCTTAGCATTTAAGCCAGATACTGACGATTTAAGGGAAAGTGCAGGTATAAAATTAATCGATTTATTATTATGTGAAGGAGCAATTATTAAAGGATATGATTATATTAAACAGGCGCGTGAAAATGCATGTAATATATACAAGTCAAATGCCTCAAAACCATTTCATGGCTCCAATTTTTATGTTTTGGATAATTTATATGATACGGTTTCCAATGTTGATGGAATAATTATAACGGTTGAAGACAATAAATTGAATTATGAGGATTGGTCAAATATTTTTAATTTAGCAAGCGAAAAAATAATTTTTGATGGAAAAAATATATTGCATAAAGAAAAAGTTGAAAAATTCGGTTTTGAATACTTTGGCGTTGGATTAAAATAATTTTGTTAAGATTATATACTTTAGCCTATTTGAAAGAAGAATATCCAAAAAATAATTTAAAATTTTAAATCATTAACTGATACCTTTTCAATAGTGGTTAATGGAAAGTTTTAGGATATGCTCAAATTTCAGGGTTGTGTCTGACTAAAAACAATAACAATTGGTGCTACAATGTCTTATAAAGAACGGGTTTTAAAAGGAGTAAGTTGGAATTTTCTGCTTCTATTGGCAGCTGCACCAATTGGTTATTTTGTTAGGATTTTATATTCAAATGAAATCCCTAAATTAGATGTGGGTTTATTTTATGCAGTTTTCGATTTTTGTTGCATGATCGCTATTTTCAAGAATTTGGGACTAAATGCTGCACTGGTTAGGTTTATTCCAAAGTATTTACATGAAAAAAGACTAGATTTAGTTAAATCTTCGATAATATGTGCAGGGGTATTGCAGACTACTGTATCCTTAATTATGACCTTATTAATAATTTTGTTATCTTCATTTATCGCAACATATTACATAAACAACCAAGGTCAATTTACGGGTCAGTTGGATTTGGTTATCTGTGTTTTAATTATTTTGAGTATTGGTTATTGGTTTCAAAGTATTATGGACGTTGTTGCCAATAGTATATGGGGTTTTCAAAATCAAAAATATTATGGAACTATAAATTTTGTTAAAATATTTATGGTTTTAATTATATCATTTATTTTAATACATGTTTTTGATGTGCGTACTGTTTTTACCCCAATATGCGCTTACACTTTAGCACCGATTTTAATGATTTTTATATATACATATATTTTTATTAAAAAGATATTTCCTGAATTTTTTATTGAAAAATTTTCATTTTCAAAAAAACTCACAAAGGACTTATTTAGTTATGGTTTACCACTTATGATGGGCAGTGCTGGAGCTTTAGTTTTAAATTATATCGACGGGATATGTTTAACTTATTTTGCAGGGTTAAATGCAGTTGCAGATTATAGGAATGTTGCAATGCCAACAGTCAGTATTTTACGATATTTTGCAACAGCTGTTGGTGCAGTTTTATTTCCAATGAGTTCAGAATTATGGGAAATGGGGCATGGAGGCATATTGGGAAAAAGTGTCGAAAAGATATGTTTATATTCTTTTGTGGCAGTTTTTCCGATTACTGTTTTAACAGCATATTTTCCAGAAGTTATCGTAAATTTATTTTTTAACACTCAGTATTTACCTGCAGCAGATGCTATAAGAATATTAAGTTTGGGAACTATATTTTTTACATTAAATAGTATAGGATTTAATGTTTTAAATGGGATCGGAAAGTCACTATTATCTACAAAAATAATATATTTTGGAGCAATTTTTAATTTAATATTTAACATATTGTTAATACCAAAATTTGGGATCGTCGGGGCATCTGCAACAACTGTTTTGGGGTATCTTTTAATGTGGATTTTGCAAGCACGGTATTTGGGTGACTTTATAAATTACTCAAACATGCTCAAGAAGTGGTTAATAACAACTCTTTTAGGAGTTTTTAGCTTAATTCCCTTGATATTCGTAACAAAAATTATAAATAATATTATTTTACAATTATCTGTTGGTATGGCCGTCTATTTGGGCGTATATGCACTGGGCATTATATTATTCAAAATTATAGAAATCGAGAAGTTAAAAGAAATGTTTAGAATAGGTATTTAAAGATATAATTATAATTGTTAATTTTCAGAATAATAATGGAAATGTTCATCTATTTTGGCAGTAATGTGTCAGGTTTACAAATTTTAATTAATGGCGTATATTGATAAAAAATATTGAATTATAGTTTTATTTAGTGGAAAATATGGGAAAAATATATTATTATTTAAAAAAAGATTTGAATACTTTTGAAGGTAAGGATAAAATTAGTGGTGAAGTATACAATTATCTGAAAAAATATTATTCTAATTTAGAAATTTTTGATGAGTTTTCTATATCCTATGGGGATGATGATATAATTCATATAAATTCTTCAGGAATTTTAGATTCTATTAAATATGGTAAAATGAATAAGAATTTAAAGATATACTCTCTTTATTCTAATCTGAAAGCAAATCCTATAACGCTCTTACGAGACTCTATTGATTTTTTTAAACTAAAAGATAAAAATTTAAAAATTTCATTATTTTATTTATTTAAAAGACGTTCATTTCCAATTTTTTTGAGTTTAATCCCTTGGTTTCTAATTAAAAAAATATTGGGACAAAATGAAGTTTTAATTTTGCCAAACAAATATCTTTACAAGAATTTAAATATAAAAACCGCTAAAATCATCCCCATTGGAATAGATGCTGTTAAATTTCATAAAAAAAATATTGAAAAAAATTCAAAAATCACTGTAGCTTATGCGGGCCATCCCGCAGTCGACAAGGGTATTATCGAGGTTTTAAAAATATTTAGTCGGTTGGATAGTACAAAGTTTAGAAAAGTCCTGTTTTTAACAAATTTGAATATAAATTTAGACTACTTGAAAAAAATAGATCCGAGTGTTGAAATATTTGGGCCCCAAAAAGATATTGTAGATACATATAATTCGATAGATATTTTGATTTTACCCTATAGGCATGAAATCAGCAGCATTGCTAGCCCGCTAGTTTTAATTGAGGCTATGGCATGTGAGGTTCCGGTAATAACTAGTGATTTACCCCACGTTAAGGAAATAGGGGGGGAGATATTACAATATGTTAAACCATTTGATATTTCGGATTTTGTTAAAAAAGTCAGTGATCTTGCAAATAATCCTGAAAAAAGATTGGAAATGGGAAAAAAATCTAGAAATATTGTTTTAGAATATTATGACGAAAAAGAAACATTAATGAAATATATGAAAATTTATGATACTGTGATTAAAAGGGACCAAAATGAATGAAAAAAGTATAAAAAACGTATTGGATTTGGCACAAGAACTTCGGTCAAATAATATAAGGTTTTTCTTTCATGATTACGATCGATGGATGACGAGTACTGATATCGATATTTCATTAAATAGCGATGATATAACTAATTTTCACAAAATAATGACTAAAAATGAATTTAAACTACTTTCAAAATTTCCTCCTTGGAAGTTATTTTATGTGAAATATCAAAACGGAGACATAATTTTCTTTGACACCCATTTGGATGCATACGAAGGAGTTTCTAAGGATATTTTGTTTCCAAATTCATCAAATTACTTTTTGGACGAAAACAAACAACTTTTTTATTATATATACCGAATCAGTATTGGACAACCTTGCTTAATTGAAATAATATCTCCATTTGTATATTATTTGGAGTATTTGCTACGAACTTTATTTTTGTATCCTGAACGAATAAAATATTCGGCTGTTTTAACCGACAGATGGTTTTATGATTTAAATACTTCTCCGAACGCATCAAATAACATTGTGAAATTTTTAAATAAACTGCTTCCAAAACCCTCTTTGGTAGTTTATTTGTATAATGATATAGATGTTTTAATAACTAGAAAACCCGATCATCCAAAAAGTGATTTAGAAAGACAATTAGCTAGCTTTAATGAAATAGAAAATATTTTTGATTTAAAAATTAAATCGGGAAATAAAGGGGAAGTTATAAATGAGATTATGGATAGGATTATTAAATTACTATGATGCTTATTTTTGAATATGTTAAATAAAACTGATTTTACGTGGTTTAAATGGAAAAAAACTTTAAAATACAATATTTTGAAAAATATGGTGGTGGGCATCTACCTTCAAAAAAATATCTAATTGATATTCTAAGCAAACTACCTAAAAATGCGAAAGTTTTAGATGTGGGCTGTGGAAAAGGTACATATCTCAAAGAAATTCATAAAATCCGGCCTGATTTACTATTGCATGCTGTTGATATTGGGGATGTTCAAGAATATTTGGCAGATTATATCTTATTTAAAAAATCCTGTGGAGATAATCTACCATTTAGCGATGAAATGTTTGATTTTGTGTTTTGTTTACATGTGTTAGAGCATGTTCAGAACCCCCATGAGTTTATGATTGAATTTAATCGGGTTTTAAAAAAAGATGGTTTTACTTATATCGAAATGCCATATTATAAAAGAGCATATATTCCAGATGGAAATATGAATTTTTGGAGTGATCCTACACACATACGACCATACAATCATAATTCCGTGGATAAGCTTTTAATCGAAAATGGTTTTGAAACTTTAAAAATAAAACTTTGGAGGGACTGGATCCCTATTTTTTTAGGCCCTTATTTAATACTAAAAAGGATATTATTCAATGATATGGATGCCCTATCGACATTTTTTGCAAATTTATATGGTTGTGCAATAGGTGGGTTGGGAAAAAAGGTAAAAAACATTAAATAAAAAATTTTGGGAATATTATGAAAGTATTAATAATCGCTCTTTCGGGAATTGGAAATTTAATAATGGCATTTCCAATGATAAACGAATTTAAAAAAAAGTACCCTGATTCAGAAGTAAATTTTTTAGTATCTCCTCGCGGAACAAAAGAACTTCTGGATGGTCAAGATTTTGTAAATAATATCTTCACGCTTGATTCAGAATTAATATTAGATCTATTCTTAAAGAATAAATCCAAAAAGTTAATCTCTCAATTAAACGGGGATAATTACGATCATACAATCACAATATACCCCTCACAGGGGATATTTTCCGCCATTTTAATGAAATTAATTAATTCCAAAAATAGAATCCAGCACAAATATAATTTTAAAGTTTTTAAAGACATAGGATAGTTTTTGACATATTCTCCAAAAATAAAAGATAATCACAGCGTATTTGTAAATTTGGATTTACTGGACGATTTAAGTTTAACCTGCAATGCTGAAGATTTAACCTATAATTATAATTTAAAAAATGAAAGTGTTAAATTCGCCAATGAATTTTTTGTAGAAAACGAATTAAAAGATAAATTTGTTATCGGTATCCATCCTGGTGGAAAAAATGACCTGATTTGGAAGAGGTGGGACATCAAAAACTGGCAAAATCAGATTGAATTATTCGAAAAAAATTATTCGAATAAAATTAAATTCTTAATATTTCTAGGACCTGATGAAAAAGAATATGAAATTTATTTTAAAGATTTTAAGAGTGCAGTAATCGTAAAAGACGTTTCTTTACAAAATACAATCTCATTAATAAGCAAGTGTGGTTATTTTATTGGTAACGACAGCGGTTTGTCTCATTGTGCATCGTTATTTAAAATTCCACAAAGCGTAATTTTTGGAGGAACAAGTTACGTACACACCGCCCCCTTTTCAGATAAAGTCAATTTAATACTTCCAAAAAATTATGATGTATTTTATATTCCTTATTATGGATTTATAAAAAAGCCAGTGAATTTGCTGGTAAATTTAAAGGCTGAAACCGTATTTAAATCGGTATGCTCCCACATGAATTCTTTAAATTTACTCAAATAATTCCATAAATTTTTCATAATAGTCATAATCTTCTAATTTCTGTTCTGTTAAAACATCTTCCCTATATCCAGTTATTTCTTTTACAAAGTTTTCAACTGTCGGTTTGGTATATATGCCACATTTTAACCAATCTATGACTTCAGGGATTCCTCCCCTATCGCTTCCGATGACGTGGCATCCATTATACGCCCCTTCTAAAACAACCCTACCAAAAGGTTCATGCCAAAGGGATGGAACCAACAAAATATCGGCTGCTCGGTAATAATCTTTAAGTTCTGAAATTGATAAATATCCAAGATATATTAAATTGTCCTGTTTTTTTTTCAAAAATAGCTCTTTTAAAACCCCGTTTCCAATAACAATAAACAAATGCTCTTTTAATTTCTCAGAAAGATCACTTAACATATGGGCTCCTTTTTCTTCTGTAAGACTACCTGCATATAAAACAATTTTTTTATTTTCAGGTAAATTTAATAACGATCTTGCTTCTTTTTTGGACAATTTGGATACAATGTCGTCAGATATTGGGTTATATATAACTTTTATTTTATTTTTATCGACATTTAGCACATCAATATATTTTTCTTTAACAAAGTTACTTATCGCGATCAAAAAATCGAAAGAAGACAGAACGGATGTTTTATTAATTCTTTTTTTCATTTCATGCTCTAGAATTTTGTTTACTGTACCTTCAGTACCCATACATGCATTTAAATTATTTAGTGAGCACCCCTCACAGAGGCCCCCTGATTTATTTAAGCCCCTATTATAACAAAATAGGCCAAAATCTCTCAAATGAGCAATTTTTTTGGCAGATGTATTTATTGGACCAACTGCCAAAATGGATTCTAAATTATTGGCATGAATCACGTCAAATTTCTCATTTTTTAAAATTTTTTTTACCCATTTTCTTAGTTCATATGTTGAATATCTAACGTAATGATTTAAAAATGTGTAAAATATGGGTTTTGTTTTTTTGTAGACTTCATGGGAAGTTTTTTCTCTTTTTTTGAATAAAAAATGTCTAAACGACCCAAATCTTATGATTTTTAGGTTATTTTTTTTGTCAATTTTTGTTTTGGGCGAACTATAATTTGGGGTTAACACTACAACTTCATGGCCTTTTTTTACGAGATTATCAACTAATATTTTTAGACTTATCTCTGCTCCACCCATGACATATGGCGGAAAATATTCTGCAACAAACAGGAATTTCATAAAATCACTTAATGTATATATTTGTTTTCTTTTAACCATGTAGTATAATCTCGAACTGCATCTTCAAAATTCCATCTGGGTGTGTATCCTAAATAATTTTCCGTACGGGTTAGATCTGCCTGAGTAAAATCTTGGTAAAACTCTGCATAGGTGTTTTCTATATATTCGGGTTCGTAATTAAACCCTAAAATTTCATTTAAAGTATTAACAATATGATTAAATGAAACTGCAGTGCCATTCCCTGCATTCACAATACAACTTTCTTTCGCATGTTGTGCTAATAAATTTGCCCGAACAATGTTTTTAACATAAACTTGGTCTCTTTGCTGTTCTCCCCATTTGAATATTTTTGGATTTTTTCCTTCAATCATCTGTTTTGTTATTTGCCAAATCATTGAAGCCATTTTGCCCTTGTACTGTTCTCGAGGTCCAAAAACATTAAAATACCTTAATCCAACAATATGGTTTTCAGGATATTTTTCCATATATTTTTTAGCAATGCAGTCACAAGCCCATTTTGAAAAACCGTATACATTGTTTGGTTTTCCAGCATATTCTTCTTTTTGAGGAGATACTGCATCCCCATATGTGGCTGCAGAAGATGCGTAAACAAACTTCACGTTATTGGTTACAGCAAAGTTTAGAAGTTTCTTAAATCCATCTGTATTTATTCGCATCATTAATTCTTGATCATGTACTGTGGTATCAGTTATCGCAGCTTGGTGAAATATTATATCCACATCTTTAACAATATCTTCAGTAACATCAAGTATATTTCCAGAGATAACTTCCCCTTCAAACCCGATAAGATTTTTAAAGTGCCCTGATGAAAAATCATCTAAAACTAACACTTCATAGTTTTTGTTTTGTAATTCTAATGCTAGATTGGAACCTATAAATCCTGCACCGCCAGTTACCAGAGCTTTCATTTTATCACCAAATTTATAGTTTTGATTCATCAACTGATTTTTGTATTGTATCAAAAACATCTTCGACAGTTATGTTTTCCATGCATTTTTTTCCATAGGGGCATGGTTTTGGAAATTTTCCCCATAGATCATAACAAGGACTGCATCCAACCTGTTTCCAGAGGAATGTACTTTTTTTATGTAATGGGGCTTTTTCACAAGGGTGTGTGGGGCCGAAAATGCTTAAAACTTTTTTATTAACTGATGCCGCCAAATGCATGGGGCCGCTGTCGTTACATACAACAATATTACATTTTTTTAACAAAGCTGCACTCTGTTTCAATGTAGTTTTTCCGATTGCAGAAACACAGGTATTTTTTTTAAAAATCTGTTTTTCTAGTTCTTTATCTGTATTTCCACCAATTAATAATACTTCAAATCCTTTTTCGTTTAGATTACTTATTAATTCAATATAATTTTCGTTACTCCACCGCCTTAAATCGTCATCACCAACGCCAATGTTTTTAGCGCCTCCTGGGCAGATACCCACAACTAATTTACTATTTAGTGAATTCTCATTCCAAAAATTATCTGCAAAGTCCATATCATTTTTATCCAGAAATAAATCCATATTACAATTTTTATGTTCTGAATTGATTCCTAATCCTTTTATTAGATCTAAATAATAAAAAATTTCGTGTTTTCTTCCAAAGTACGGAACTTGATATGTCAAAAATTTTCCTTCATTAAATCTATCAAAACCTATCCTTTTTTTAATTCCAAACAGCAATGAGGTGAAATTAAAAATCAAGTGTTTATCCAAAACAAAAACAACGTCGTAATTTTCTTTTCTAATTTTAAAAATTAGATTTATCCAGTCAAAAAAACGTTTTTTGAAAAATATATCTTCATCAAATGTGATTGTGTTATCCAAATAACAATTTCCTTTCAAAACTTCATGGGAATAATTTCCAATTAAATAGTGAAGTTTTGCATCAGGAAAATTATCTTTTAAATTCTTAATCAATGGGGTAGTCATTAATGTGTCGCCTATTGCCCCAATTTTGAATAATAATATTTTCACAGTTTCACGTCTTATAGTGTATTACTTCTATTTTAAAGTAAAGTTTAGGTTTTTCTAAGATTAACACTCGGGTAATTTTGGATCGTTAAAATCACCAGTTACCGAATTAAGAACATCGTTTACTTCGATTAGGTCCATGCATTTTCCATCTAATTTGCATTTTTCAAATTTTCCTTCGTGGACATTTATACACGGGGAACATTTTAGATTTTCTGCATTATATAATGCGATATTTTGTTTACCGAATGGGGCAAACCGTTCGGGTAAGTTGGGGCCGAATAATCCAACTGTTTTAGTACCCATTGCTGCAGCAAGGTGCATTGGCCCTGTATCATTTGAAATAAATACGTTAAATTTTGTTAATAAGTAAGAAAATTCTCTTAAATTTGTTTTGGAAGCAAAATTATATATTTTATTTTTAAATTTTTTATTAACTAGTTTTAAAACTTCTTTATTTATTATATTGTCACTACCGCTACCCGTTAGTACAACATAATATCCTTTTTCAATTAAATTTTCGATTAATTTGGCAAAATTTTCTTTTTTCCACGTTCTCCAGGGTGCAGTTTCCGCAGTACCGCAGTGGATTCCAATTAATGGTTTATCATGTAAGGAATACTCTTTTAATAATATATTAACCTTTTTTTGGTCTTGAATTGTATAGTTTAAAGGAATTAATTTTTTAGGCAAATCGCTGTCAATAAACGGCCCTGATAGATTACAAAAATTATAAACTGCATGAATTTTGTCGTCATATTTTATTTTAAAATCATAAAGTTTATCTCTACCAAGTCCTTTAAATCCGATCGTATTTTTGCCTAAAAACCACCCTAATATGGCAGATATGTTAAAATAAGGTTCTGTATCTATAACTACATCGTATTCTTTAAATTTTTTTAGAATTTCCCAAAAATTTTCCAATTCAAAAATTTCATCAATAAAATCAACATTTTCAAAAACGCTTTTACTCCTTTTCGTAGTTAAGATTGTTATTTTAGTAATTTCTTTTTCACAGGGATTTTTAGAATATTTAACGGCATTAATCAATGGTAGGGTTAAAATACTTTCACCCAGTGTCCATAACCTAATAATTAGTATATTATGTTTTTTGGAAATATGGGGCTGTTTTTTTGA
Encoded proteins:
- a CDS encoding glycosyltransferase family 9 protein gives rise to the protein MKVLIIALSGIGNLIMAFPMINEFKKKYPDSEVNFLVSPRGTKELLDGQDFVNNIFTLDSELILDLFLKNKSKKLISQLNGDNYDHTITIYPSQGIFSAILMKLINSKNRIQHKYNFKVFKDIG
- a CDS encoding glycosyltransferase family 9 protein; amino-acid sequence: MTYSPKIKDNHSVFVNLDLLDDLSLTCNAEDLTYNYNLKNESVKFANEFFVENELKDKFVIGIHPGGKNDLIWKRWDIKNWQNQIELFEKNYSNKIKFLIFLGPDEKEYEIYFKDFKSAVIVKDVSLQNTISLISKCGYFIGNDSGLSHCASLFKIPQSVIFGGTSYVHTAPFSDKVNLILPKNYDVFYIPYYGFIKKPVNLLVNLKAETVFKSVCSHMNSLNLLK
- a CDS encoding flippase; this encodes MSYKERVLKGVSWNFLLLLAAAPIGYFVRILYSNEIPKLDVGLFYAVFDFCCMIAIFKNLGLNAALVRFIPKYLHEKRLDLVKSSIICAGVLQTTVSLIMTLLIILLSSFIATYYINNQGQFTGQLDLVICVLIILSIGYWFQSIMDVVANSIWGFQNQKYYGTINFVKIFMVLIISFILIHVFDVRTVFTPICAYTLAPILMIFIYTYIFIKKIFPEFFIEKFSFSKKLTKDLFSYGLPLMMGSAGALVLNYIDGICLTYFAGLNAVADYRNVAMPTVSILRYFATAVGAVLFPMSSELWEMGHGGILGKSVEKICLYSFVAVFPITVLTAYFPEVIVNLFFNTQYLPAADAIRILSLGTIFFTLNSIGFNVLNGIGKSLLSTKIIYFGAIFNLIFNILLIPKFGIVGASATTVLGYLLMWILQARYLGDFINYSNMLKKWLITTLLGVFSLIPLIFVTKIINNIILQLSVGMAVYLGVYALGIILFKIIEIEKLKEMFRIGI
- a CDS encoding glycosyltransferase, which translates into the protein MKFLFVAEYFPPYVMGGAEISLKILVDNLVKKGHEVVVLTPNYSSPKTKIDKKNNLKIIRFGSFRHFLFKKREKTSHEVYKKTKPIFYTFLNHYVRYSTYELRKWVKKILKNEKFDVIHANNLESILAVGPINTSAKKIAHLRDFGLFCYNRGLNKSGGLCEGCSLNNLNACMGTEGTVNKILEHEMKKRINKTSVLSSFDFLIAISNFVKEKYIDVLNVDKNKIKVIYNPISDDIVSKLSKKEARSLLNLPENKKIVLYAGSLTEEKGAHMLSDLSEKLKEHLFIVIGNGVLKELFLKKKQDNLIYLGYLSISELKDYYRAADILLVPSLWHEPFGRVVLEGAYNGCHVIGSDRGGIPEVIDWLKCGIYTKPTVENFVKEITGYREDVLTEQKLEDYDYYEKFMELFE
- a CDS encoding glycosyltransferase family 9 protein; the encoded protein is MKILLFKIGAIGDTLMTTPLIKNLKDNFPDAKLHYLIGNYSHEVLKGNCYLDNTITFDEDIFFKKRFFDWINLIFKIRKENYDVVFVLDKHLIFNFTSLLFGIKKRIGFDRFNEGKFLTYQVPYFGRKHEIFYYLDLIKGLGINSEHKNCNMDLFLDKNDMDFADNFWNENSLNSKLVVGICPGGAKNIGVGDDDLRRWSNENYIELISNLNEKGFEVLLIGGNTDKELEKQIFKKNTCVSAIGKTTLKQSAALLKKCNIVVCNDSGPMHLAASVNKKVLSIFGPTHPCEKAPLHKKSTFLWKQVGCSPCYDLWGKFPKPCPYGKKCMENITVEDVFDTIQKSVDESKL
- a CDS encoding glycosyltransferase family 9 protein; amino-acid sequence: MNLIPFMRNIDKYFGNVIIYSLCLLKSKKQPHISKKHNILIIRLWTLGESILTLPLINAVKYSKNPCEKEITKITILTTKRSKSVFENVDFIDEIFELENFWEILKKFKEYDVVIDTEPYFNISAILGWFLGKNTIGFKGLGRDKLYDFKIKYDDKIHAVYNFCNLSGPFIDSDLPKKLIPLNYTIQDQKKVNILLKEYSLHDKPLIGIHCGTAETAPWRTWKKENFAKLIENLIEKGYYVVLTGSGSDNIINKEVLKLVNKKFKNKIYNFASKTNLREFSYLLTKFNVFISNDTGPMHLAAAMGTKTVGLFGPNLPERFAPFGKQNIALYNAENLKCSPCINVHEGKFEKCKLDGKCMDLIEVNDVLNSVTGDFNDPKLPEC
- a CDS encoding class I SAM-dependent methyltransferase, with translation MEKNFKIQYFEKYGGGHLPSKKYLIDILSKLPKNAKVLDVGCGKGTYLKEIHKIRPDLLLHAVDIGDVQEYLADYILFKKSCGDNLPFSDEMFDFVFCLHVLEHVQNPHEFMIEFNRVLKKDGFTYIEMPYYKRAYIPDGNMNFWSDPTHIRPYNHNSVDKLLIENGFETLKIKLWRDWIPIFLGPYLILKRILFNDMDALSTFFANLYGCAIGGLGKKVKNIK
- a CDS encoding glycosyltransferase family 4 protein, which produces MGKIYYYLKKDLNTFEGKDKISGEVYNYLKKYYSNLEIFDEFSISYGDDDIIHINSSGILDSIKYGKMNKNLKIYSLYSNLKANPITLLRDSIDFFKLKDKNLKISLFYLFKRRSFPIFLSLIPWFLIKKILGQNEVLILPNKYLYKNLNIKTAKIIPIGIDAVKFHKKNIEKNSKITVAYAGHPAVDKGIIEVLKIFSRLDSTKFRKVLFLTNLNINLDYLKKIDPSVEIFGPQKDIVDTYNSIDILILPYRHEISSIASPLVLIEAMACEVPVITSDLPHVKEIGGEILQYVKPFDISDFVKKVSDLANNPEKRLEMGKKSRNIVLEYYDEKETLMKYMKIYDTVIKRDQNE
- the rfaD gene encoding ADP-glyceromanno-heptose 6-epimerase; the encoded protein is MKALVTGGAGFIGSNLALELQNKNYEVLVLDDFSSGHFKNLIGFEGEVISGNILDVTEDIVKDVDIIFHQAAITDTTVHDQELMMRINTDGFKKLLNFAVTNNVKFVYASSAATYGDAVSPQKEEYAGKPNNVYGFSKWACDCIAKKYMEKYPENHIVGLRYFNVFGPREQYKGKMASMIWQITKQMIEGKNPKIFKWGEQQRDQVYVKNIVRANLLAQHAKESCIVNAGNGTAVSFNHIVNTLNEILGFNYEPEYIENTYAEFYQDFTQADLTRTENYLGYTPRWNFEDAVRDYTTWLKENKYIH